One region of Natronorubrum aibiense genomic DNA includes:
- a CDS encoding metal-dependent transcriptional regulator, whose protein sequence is MMLSDVMEDYLKAIYQLQRETDDRIKTSAIADELDVTSPTVTSMLDKLEDRGLVDREKYRGVTLTDEGETVALEVIRHHRLLEAYLTEHLDYDWAEVHEEADRLEHHISENFEARVADILDQPEVDPHGSPIPSADLEPPERPDGESVTEFEEGDVVIVEEVADRDAEVLSYLADHGVEPGVELEIVEVAPFGMVTARSSGRDGSVSLPESVAHHVRVAAPPELER, encoded by the coding sequence ATGATGCTGAGCGACGTGATGGAAGACTATCTCAAGGCGATTTACCAGCTCCAGCGCGAGACCGACGACCGAATCAAGACGTCGGCCATCGCCGACGAGCTGGACGTCACGTCGCCGACCGTCACCAGTATGCTCGACAAACTCGAGGACCGTGGGCTCGTCGACCGCGAGAAGTACCGCGGCGTCACGCTGACCGACGAGGGCGAAACAGTCGCCCTCGAGGTCATTCGCCACCACCGGCTGCTCGAGGCCTATCTCACCGAACACCTCGATTACGACTGGGCGGAGGTCCACGAGGAAGCCGATCGGCTCGAACACCACATCAGCGAGAACTTCGAGGCACGCGTCGCAGACATCCTCGACCAGCCCGAAGTTGACCCTCACGGATCGCCGATCCCCAGCGCCGACCTCGAACCACCGGAACGACCCGACGGCGAGTCCGTCACCGAGTTCGAAGAAGGCGACGTCGTGATCGTCGAGGAAGTCGCAGACCGTGACGCCGAAGTGCTCTCGTATCTCGCTGACCACGGCGTCGAGCCGGGCGTCGAACTCGAAATCGTCGAGGTCGCTCCCTTCGGCATGGTGACAGCACGCTCGAGCGGTCGCGACGGCTCCGTTTCGCTGCCCGAATCCGTGGCCCATCACGTCCGCGTCGCCGCACCGCCGGAACTCGAACGATAA
- a CDS encoding NAD(P)/FAD-dependent oxidoreductase: MTENVVVLGAGYAGTGTIKKLQSELGGSVRLTWIADVDYHLVLHESHRVIRDPSVRSDITFPINQIADPSTRFIQDEVVGLDVDDQVVELADSEDVEYDYVLVGLGSQTAYYGIPGLEEHSLTLKSLDDALEIHDAVKQASQDATRGEPAQVVIGGAGLSGIQTAGEIAEFRDAHRAPLEIHLVEALDEIFPGNDPECQQALRDLLEDAGVRIHTDDPITEATDEVIEFDEGEPLEHDVLVWTGGITGRDALDDADLEKEHNRVNTKANFQTTNERVFAIGDSAIIDQGDQPAPPTAQAAWQAAEVAGENIARAIENRPLKTWEHDDKGTVISVGDEAIAHDVDMLPVDTFGGFAAKNLKKMIAARWIADITSWNEARKSWSSL; encoded by the coding sequence ATGACTGAGAACGTCGTCGTGCTCGGAGCCGGTTACGCTGGCACCGGGACGATCAAGAAACTCCAGTCGGAGCTCGGGGGCAGCGTGCGGTTGACATGGATTGCGGACGTCGATTATCATCTCGTACTTCACGAGTCACACCGTGTGATTCGTGATCCGAGCGTTCGCTCGGATATCACGTTCCCGATCAACCAGATCGCAGATCCGTCGACCCGATTTATCCAGGACGAAGTGGTCGGACTTGACGTCGACGACCAGGTCGTCGAACTCGCTGACAGCGAGGACGTCGAGTACGACTACGTCCTCGTCGGCCTCGGTAGCCAGACCGCTTACTACGGCATCCCCGGCCTCGAAGAGCACTCGCTGACGCTCAAAAGCCTCGACGACGCACTCGAGATTCACGACGCCGTCAAACAGGCCAGTCAGGACGCCACCCGCGGCGAGCCTGCACAGGTCGTCATCGGTGGGGCAGGGCTCTCGGGAATCCAGACCGCCGGTGAGATCGCGGAGTTCCGCGACGCCCACCGCGCACCGCTCGAGATCCACCTCGTCGAAGCGCTCGACGAAATCTTCCCCGGCAACGATCCGGAGTGCCAGCAGGCCCTGCGTGACCTGCTCGAGGACGCCGGCGTCCGCATCCATACGGACGATCCGATCACGGAAGCGACCGACGAGGTCATCGAGTTCGATGAAGGCGAACCCCTCGAACACGACGTCCTCGTCTGGACCGGCGGCATTACGGGCCGTGACGCACTCGACGACGCCGACCTCGAGAAAGAACACAACCGCGTCAACACGAAGGCCAACTTCCAGACCACCAACGAGCGCGTCTTCGCAATCGGCGACTCGGCGATCATCGATCAGGGCGACCAGCCCGCACCGCCGACCGCACAGGCCGCCTGGCAGGCCGCTGAGGTCGCCGGCGAGAACATCGCCCGTGCCATCGAAAACCGCCCGCTCAAGACCTGGGAACACGACGACAAGGGAACCGTCATCTCCGTCGGCGACGAAGCGATCGCCCACGACGTCGATATGTTGCCCGTCGATACGTTCGGCGGCTTCGCCGCGAAGAATCTCAAAAAGATGATCGCCGCCCGCTGGATCGCGGATATCACCTCCTGGAACGAAGCCCGCAAATCCTGGTCGTCGCTGTAA
- the rocF gene encoding arginase: MGQPIKIIGAPMDYGADRRGVDMGPSAIRYAGLADGLSRAGVDPVDAGDLSIPRAEERDPDVEQPTQGHAKFLREVEDVCTRLADRVEAILDNGEFPLVLGGDHSVAIGSMRGSSSDADLGAIWFDAHADLNTPETSPSGNVHGMPLAATLGRGAFADMTWAHAPRVNEESIAYVGLRSIDERERDLLRDSEMTAFTMADIDERGMTAVVENALDVATTDTDGVHVSLDLDWLDPKTAPGVGTPVRGGVTYREAHAALETVSRRHERDGILRSMDVVEVNPILDEGNETATLAAELAASAFGKRIL, from the coding sequence ATGGGACAACCTATCAAAATCATCGGAGCACCGATGGACTACGGTGCCGATCGCCGTGGCGTCGACATGGGGCCGTCGGCGATCCGGTACGCGGGACTCGCCGATGGCCTCTCGCGTGCGGGTGTCGATCCAGTCGACGCAGGCGACCTTTCGATCCCCCGAGCCGAAGAGCGCGATCCGGACGTCGAGCAGCCGACGCAAGGACACGCGAAGTTCCTTCGGGAAGTCGAGGACGTCTGTACGCGACTGGCCGATCGGGTCGAAGCGATCCTCGACAACGGCGAGTTTCCGCTCGTGCTGGGTGGGGATCACTCGGTCGCAATCGGCTCGATGCGGGGCTCGTCCAGCGATGCCGACCTCGGGGCGATCTGGTTCGACGCCCACGCCGACCTCAACACACCCGAGACTTCCCCCAGTGGTAACGTCCACGGAATGCCTCTGGCCGCAACGCTCGGACGGGGTGCGTTCGCGGACATGACGTGGGCTCATGCGCCCCGCGTCAACGAGGAGTCGATCGCGTACGTCGGTCTTCGAAGCATCGACGAGCGCGAACGCGACCTGCTTCGCGACAGCGAGATGACGGCTTTCACGATGGCCGATATCGACGAGCGAGGAATGACGGCGGTCGTCGAGAATGCACTCGACGTTGCGACGACCGACACTGACGGTGTCCACGTTAGTCTCGATTTAGACTGGCTCGATCCCAAAACGGCACCCGGCGTCGGGACGCCCGTTCGCGGCGGCGTCACCTATCGGGAAGCCCATGCCGCCCTCGAGACCGTCTCCCGTCGCCACGAGCGCGATGGAATCCTCCGTTCGATGGACGTCGTCGAGGTGAACCCTATTCTCGACGAGGGCAACGAGACGGCGACACTCGCGGCCGAACTCGCTGCGAGCGCGTTCGGGAAGCGGATCCTCTGA